From a region of the Sebastes umbrosus isolate fSebUmb1 chromosome 10, fSebUmb1.pri, whole genome shotgun sequence genome:
- the LOC119495351 gene encoding polymeric immunoglobulin receptor-like, translating to MALHLRVLLLITGLTGIHSITTVSKVSVEARDSISIPCLYASQYINHVKYLCKGYYWSSCSYAVKTNQRNSGRFSISDDKSRGIFTVTIKDVTDKDTADYWCAVEIDGGSDVGEKFHLSVTKGTPSLYVDHQEITGFKGDNITINCHYRYSGEIAWCRLGSSCVTMSSGSIDGTRVTSNASIPNVFTVTMSGLRTESSGWYWCVKGDLQMPVHVTVIEQPITDRAPTTGQSEQHSVSVELKRFIISLSVLIFIVMVALFIWFMLKRHKQTKATSSAMTAAEEEVTYSNVEHIRKTSSQKSHAESDVDVTYSSVVTTRPQRVRRVEANDENVTYSTLA from the exons ATGGCTCTTCATCTCAGAGTTCTTCTCCTCATCACCGGACTCACAG GAATTCACAGCATAACAACAGTCAGTAAAGTGTCAGTGGAGGCCAGAGATTCAATCTCCATCCCATGTCTCTATGCCTCACAGTACATAAACCATGTGAAATACTTGTGTAAAGGATATTATTGGTCCTCCTGCTCatatgcagttaaaacaaaccAACGAAATTCAGGAAGGTTTTcaatctctgatgacaaaagCAGAGGAATCTTCACTGTGACTATAAAAGATGTGACGGATAAAGACACTGCTGATTATTGGTGTGCTGTGGAGATTGATGGAGGGTCAGATGTCGGAGAGAAGTTTCACCTGTCGGTCACCAAAG GTACGCCCAGTCTCTATGTGGATCATCAGGAGATTACAGGATTTAAAGGAGATAATATAACCATCAATTGTCACTATCGTTACTCTGGAGAAATTGCATGGTGCAGGCTTGGCAGCTCCTGTGTGACGATGTCATCTGGATCAATAGATGGAACAAGAGTGACCAGCAATGCAAGTATCCCCAATGTTTTCACTGTGACTATGAGTGGACTGAGGACAGAGAGCAGCGGCTGGTATTGGTGCGTTAAGGGAGACTTACAGATGCCAGTACATGTGACTGTTATTGAGCAACCTATCACTG ATAGAGCACCTACCACAGGTCAGAGTGAGCAGCACAG TGTTTCGGTTGAACTAAAGAGATTCATCATCTCTTTGAGCGTGTTGATCTTCATTGTAATGGTGGCCTTGTTCATCTGGTTTATGTTGAAAAGACACA AGCAGACCAAAGCAACATCATCTGCCATGACAGCG GCTGAAGAGGAGGTAACATACAGTAATGTTGAGCACATCAGAAAGACTTCAAGTCAG AAGTCACATGCTGAGAGTGATGTGGACGTGACGTATAGTTCCGTGGTTACCACGAGGCCACAACGTGTACGAAGG gTTGAAGCAAATGACGAGAATGTAACATACAGCACATTGGCTTAG